The genomic region GGGAGCTAGTATTCCCGGAATTCGACCTGGTCGGGCGACCAGTGAGTACCTTGAGCGTGTTTTGAACCGCTTGACCTTTTTGGGCGCAATTTTCCTAGGTCTTGTTGCAATCATCCCAACGGTTGTTGAAAGTGCAACTCAGGTTAGAACCTTTCAAGGGCTGGGAGCAACCTCTTTGCTGATTTTGGTTGGCGTAGCCATCGATACTGCGAAACAGATTCAGACCTACGTCATTTCTCAGCGATATGAAGGGATGGTGAAGCAATAGTGGCTCGACTGATTTTCTTAGGACCTCCAGGAGCTGGCAAGGGAACTCAAGCTAGTAAGTTGGCTCAGAGCTGTCATATCCCCCATATCTCCACAGGAGACATTCTCCGTGCTGCAGTTGCTCAAGAAACGGAGCTTGGCCTGAAGGCGAAATCCTTCATGGATAAAGGTGAGTTAGTGCCGGATCACCTGATTCTAGATATCGTGCGCGATCGCCTTGCGTCTGAGGATACGAAGGGTGGCTGGATTCTAGACGGGTTTCCACGCAATGTCAGCCAAGCGGATTTCCTTGACAACTTATTGGACGACATTGATCAAGCTTGTGACTATGTGGTCAATCTTGAAGTGCCGGACGACATCTTAATTCAGCGTTTACTGAGCCGAGGGATGAACCGCAGTGACGATAACGAAGAGGTCATTCGTTATCGTCTACAGGTATATAGGAATCAAACGGCTCCGCTTATCGACTTTTATCGCGATCGTCAGAAGCTAGTGTCTATCAATGGTCATCAATCTGTTGATGCAGTAACTAACCAGCTCAAGGAGTTAGTTTCTTAGCAATTTAC from Synechococcales cyanobacterium T60_A2020_003 harbors:
- a CDS encoding adenylate kinase, which produces MARLIFLGPPGAGKGTQASKLAQSCHIPHISTGDILRAAVAQETELGLKAKSFMDKGELVPDHLILDIVRDRLASEDTKGGWILDGFPRNVSQADFLDNLLDDIDQACDYVVNLEVPDDILIQRLLSRGMNRSDDNEEVIRYRLQVYRNQTAPLIDFYRDRQKLVSINGHQSVDAVTNQLKELVS